One Fuerstiella marisgermanici DNA window includes the following coding sequences:
- a CDS encoding succinate dehydrogenase/fumarate reductase iron-sulfur subunit: MSGDLLNLTLRIWRQAGPDDKGAFRNYQLNGVSTHMSFLEMLDVLNEQLIESGEEPVEFDHDCREGICGMCSLMINGQAHGPDKATTTCQLHMRRFNNGDTITIEPWRASAFPVIRDLVVDRSAFDRIISTGGYVSVSTGNAPDGNAIPVPGNRQEVAMDAAACIGCGACVAACKNASAMLFVSAKVSQLAILPQGVPERNQRVLGMVAKMDDEGFGHCTNTNECEAACPAEISVSNIARLNREYLRASIVAGT, from the coding sequence ATGAGCGGCGACCTTCTGAACCTGACATTGCGAATCTGGCGACAGGCCGGGCCCGACGACAAAGGTGCGTTCCGCAATTACCAGTTAAACGGCGTCAGCACGCACATGTCGTTTCTCGAAATGCTGGACGTGCTGAATGAACAGCTGATCGAATCGGGTGAAGAGCCCGTCGAATTCGATCACGATTGCCGCGAAGGTATTTGCGGCATGTGCAGCTTGATGATCAACGGTCAGGCACACGGCCCCGATAAAGCCACGACGACGTGCCAGCTCCACATGCGTCGCTTCAACAATGGCGACACGATCACCATTGAGCCCTGGAGAGCGTCTGCATTTCCCGTCATTCGTGACCTCGTTGTCGATCGATCGGCCTTCGACCGCATTATTTCCACCGGCGGCTACGTTTCCGTCAGTACCGGAAATGCACCGGACGGCAACGCGATTCCCGTACCGGGTAACCGGCAGGAAGTGGCCATGGATGCAGCCGCCTGTATCGGCTGCGGAGCGTGCGTTGCGGCCTGCAAGAACGCGTCGGCCATGCTGTTTGTCTCTGCCAAAGTTTCACAGCTTGCGATTTTACCTCAGGGCGTCCCCGAGCGAAATCAGCGAGTGCTGGGGATGGTCGCAAAGATGGACGACGAAGGTTTCGGCCACTGCACCAACACCAACGAATGCGAAGCCGCCTGCCCAGCAGAAATTTCCGTGAGCAACATCGCAAGGTTGAACCGCGAATACCTGCGAGCATCGATCGTGGCGGGAACTTGA